One Candidatus Dormiibacterota bacterium genomic window, AACTCGCGTAGTCGCTTCGATCGCCTGCATCGGTGTCATCCCGGCTTCGACCATGAGCGCGAGTTCCCGTCCGTTCTCCCCATGCGCACCCACGCCGGCATCCGTCCCCATCGCGACCGTGACGCCGCTCTCAATTGCTGCCTGCACGGAGGCCCGGTGGTGCCGGATGGTCTGGCGCGCCTTGTCCACCATCCTCGGGGGCAGGCTCCCCGGATTTCCCTCGGCCCCGGCGATGACGTCCCGGGGCGCCACCAACGTTGGAATCAGCGCGGCGCCCTTGGCCTTCATCATCGCGATCCCTTCCTCGTCGAGGAAACAGCCGTGCTCGATCGTCATCACTCCCGCCTGGAGCGCATTCTTGATCCCTCGGGCTGACATCGCGTGCGCCATGCAGCGTTTGCCCACCGCGGCTGCCTCGTAGACGGCGACCGCGATCTCCTCGACCGTGAGCTGGGCCGCGTCCGGATCGTCGCTCGCCGATAGGACGCCGCCGCTGGTGCAGAGCTTGATCCAGGTGGCGCCGGCCCGCAGGACCTCGCGCACCTTGCGCCGCATGCCATCGATTCCGTCCACCACACCGTCGGGCACGTCGAGAGGCGCGCCCAGCGGCACCTCCACGCCGCATGGCATCCAGGGATCGGCGTGACCGCCGGTCTGGCCCAGGATGCTGACTGCGATTTCCATGCGAGGCCCGGGAAAGAGGTTGCGCTCGACCGCCAACTTGACCCCAACCGGGGTCAGTCCGGCATCTCGCACGGTTGTGAAGCCGGCCTGCAGCGTCGCCGCGCAATTGGGAACCGCGTGCAGGAGCTCCAATGAGGCAGGCGTCATCAGGATCCGGGAGAAGTTGATGCCGGCCTCTGCGCCCAGGTGGACATGCAGGTCCATCAGGCCGGGCAGCAAGGTGAGGTTGTCGCCTTCGAGCACCCGCGTACCAGGCGGAATGCGCACGGAAGATCTGGGCCCGACCGCCTTCAGCCGCTCGCCCTCCCAGACCGCCACGGCATCCGCCACCGGGTCGCGCCCGGTGCCGTCGATGAGTCGGTCGACGACCAGGGCAAAAGTATCTTCCTCGCCCATACCAGCATCCTAGCCGAGGGTCGACGCGCTGTCACAAGTGCCCGAAGGTTTCCGCAAATTTCCCTCCTGGCGCTGGTTCTACGGATCGTGCTGTCCCGCCCCTCTGAAGAGCCCGTCATCCAGCTTCCGACCCATGGCTTAGTCCGCTGGGGCCACCCGATCCGCTGGCTCCTCGGCTACCTGAACAGCCCGGC contains:
- a CDS encoding amidohydrolase family protein, translating into MGEEDTFALVVDRLIDGTGRDPVADAVAVWEGERLKAVGPRSSVRIPPGTRVLEGDNLTLLPGLMDLHVHLGAEAGINFSRILMTPASLELLHAVPNCAATLQAGFTTVRDAGLTPVGVKLAVERNLFPGPRMEIAVSILGQTGGHADPWMPCGVEVPLGAPLDVPDGVVDGIDGMRRKVREVLRAGATWIKLCTSGGVLSASDDPDAAQLTVEEIAVAVYEAAAVGKRCMAHAMSARGIKNALQAGVMTIEHGCFLDEEGIAMMKAKGAALIPTLVAPRDVIAGAEGNPGSLPPRMVDKARQTIRHHRASVQAAIESGVTVAMGTDAGVGAHGENGRELALMVEAGMTPMQAIEATTRVPAEVLRTQERLGTLAAGKLADLVAIEGDPLANIDLFTDRSRVRLVVKDGRVVHDTTRSKVTAGV